The following coding sequences are from one Halorubrum sp. BOL3-1 window:
- a CDS encoding cold-shock protein, with translation MANGKVDFFNDTGGYGFISTDDGDLDDDEDVFFHMEDVGGPDLEEGQEVEFDIESSPKGPRATNLVRN, from the coding sequence ATGGCAAACGGTAAGGTTGATTTCTTCAACGACACTGGCGGCTACGGTTTCATCTCGACTGACGACGGCGACCTCGACGACGACGAAGACGTGTTCTTCCACATGGAAGACGTCGGCGGCCCGGACCTCGAGGAGGGTCAGGAAGTGGAATTCGACATCGAATCGTCCCCCAAGGGACCGCGCGCGACGAACCTCGTCCGCAACTAA
- a CDS encoding SCO family protein — translation MDRRHFLRSLAGTGVVAGTTATAGCAGVLGDSSPEGTILGPPEQTRGDPVHPIQGDGMPEFTVPDPITGEDVSTAQFEGERAVLWTSFYTNCPDGVCPALILRLRRAQEVAADPTGTNPNYPFIPRRVRDVIGPEAYSDEIAFLPTTFDPERDTEDILREYAGQQGVDLDAGNWHFLRPESYERAQEVHDEHFGLEIEKEPADENENLEYRFPHYGLILLVNKRGIVERAYPRGPQTDIEQLVDDVQRVVTA, via the coding sequence ATGGACCGCCGCCACTTCCTCCGCTCGCTCGCCGGGACCGGCGTCGTCGCCGGCACGACAGCCACGGCCGGTTGCGCCGGCGTCCTCGGCGATTCGAGCCCCGAGGGGACAATCCTCGGGCCGCCAGAACAGACCCGTGGCGATCCAGTTCACCCGATCCAAGGCGACGGGATGCCCGAGTTCACCGTGCCGGACCCGATCACGGGCGAAGATGTATCGACGGCGCAGTTCGAGGGCGAGCGCGCCGTTCTGTGGACCTCGTTTTACACGAACTGCCCGGATGGGGTCTGTCCGGCCCTCATTCTCCGGCTACGACGCGCGCAGGAAGTCGCCGCCGACCCAACCGGAACGAATCCCAACTACCCGTTCATTCCGCGACGAGTCCGGGATGTCATCGGGCCGGAGGCGTACAGCGACGAAATCGCGTTCCTTCCCACTACTTTTGACCCCGAGCGCGACACTGAAGACATCCTCCGCGAATACGCCGGTCAACAGGGCGTCGACCTCGACGCGGGGAACTGGCACTTCCTCCGGCCGGAGAGCTACGAGCGGGCACAGGAGGTACACGACGAACACTTCGGACTCGAGATCGAGAAGGAGCCGGCCGACGAGAACGAGAACCTCGAATATCGGTTCCCGCACTACGGACTCATCCTGCTCGTCAACAAGCGCGGTATCGTCGAACGGGCGTATCCGAGAGGGCCACAGACCGACATCGAACAGCTCGTCGACGACGTTCAGCGGGTGGTCACGGCGTGA
- the radB gene encoding DNA repair and recombination protein RadB — MSDPIPTGCRPVDELLGGGFERGVVTQVYGPPAAGKTNLALAAAVEVAAGGDRSLYIDTEGLSIDRFEQMAEGRLDRSDGDDSLEELAARLVISEAYDFDDQREAVRDAEELAAEVELIVLDSATGFYRLERAGDTEGGESLRKVAKQVTHLLSLARRHDIAVVITNQVFTDPDGDRDRALGGNTLNHWTGAIVRVDRFRGGNRRATLEKHRSKPAGDTAAFRIVADGLAEGADG; from the coding sequence GTGAGCGATCCGATCCCGACCGGCTGTCGCCCGGTCGACGAGCTGTTGGGCGGCGGCTTCGAGCGCGGCGTCGTCACGCAGGTGTACGGCCCGCCGGCCGCGGGGAAGACGAACCTCGCGCTCGCGGCGGCGGTCGAAGTCGCGGCCGGCGGCGACCGCTCCCTCTACATCGACACCGAGGGGCTCTCGATCGACCGGTTCGAGCAGATGGCCGAGGGGCGGCTCGACCGGAGCGACGGCGACGACAGCCTGGAGGAGCTCGCCGCGCGGCTGGTGATCTCCGAGGCGTACGACTTCGACGACCAGCGCGAGGCGGTTCGCGACGCCGAGGAGCTCGCGGCGGAGGTCGAACTGATCGTGTTGGACTCCGCGACGGGCTTCTACCGACTGGAGCGCGCCGGCGACACCGAGGGCGGCGAGTCGCTCCGGAAGGTCGCAAAGCAGGTGACGCATCTCCTCTCTCTGGCCCGTCGCCACGACATCGCCGTCGTGATCACGAACCAGGTGTTCACCGACCCCGACGGCGACCGCGACCGCGCGCTCGGCGGCAACACCCTCAACCACTGGACCGGCGCGATCGTCCGCGTCGACCGGTTCCGCGGCGGGAACCGTCGGGCGACCCTCGAAAAGCACCGCTCGAAGCCCGCGGGCGACACCGCGGCGTTCCGGATCGTCGCCGACGGGCTCGCCGAGGGCGCGGACGGGTAG
- a CDS encoding cytochrome c biogenesis protein CcdA: MTDVSLATNVPFAVTAGVATFFSPCAYPLLPGYVGFYVNSVEAENASVVGAGVRGVAAAVGVLATFVLLAGATVRVGYSTLSNITVFETVVGGLLVVFGLLVVADRAPSISVPLPERRTGVFGFGLFGAGYALAGAGCVAPVFLGVVARAIALPSQTALLLLAVYAGTVAVLMVATTVATGVGLVSNANRVMAHAGLLKRIAGAVMVVAGIGQLYLSLVVY; the protein is encoded by the coding sequence ATGACCGATGTCTCGCTCGCGACCAACGTCCCGTTCGCCGTCACCGCCGGCGTCGCGACGTTCTTTTCGCCGTGCGCGTATCCGCTTCTTCCGGGCTACGTCGGCTTCTACGTGAACTCGGTCGAGGCCGAGAACGCCTCGGTCGTGGGCGCGGGGGTTCGGGGAGTCGCGGCTGCGGTCGGGGTGCTGGCGACGTTCGTGCTGCTCGCGGGCGCCACCGTCCGAGTCGGCTACTCGACGCTTTCGAACATCACGGTCTTCGAGACGGTCGTCGGCGGGCTGCTCGTCGTTTTCGGCCTGCTCGTCGTCGCGGACCGAGCGCCCTCGATATCGGTACCGCTTCCCGAGCGACGCACGGGAGTCTTCGGGTTCGGGCTGTTTGGGGCTGGGTACGCGCTCGCGGGGGCCGGCTGCGTGGCCCCGGTGTTCCTCGGGGTCGTCGCTCGCGCCATCGCGCTCCCCTCGCAGACGGCGCTGCTCCTCCTCGCCGTCTACGCCGGTACCGTCGCCGTCCTGATGGTCGCGACCACCGTCGCGACGGGTGTCGGACTCGTGAGCAACGCCAACCGGGTGATGGCCCACGCCGGACTGCTGAAGCGGATCGCGGGCGCCGTGATGGTCGTCGCGGGAATCGGACAGCTGTACCTCTCGCTCGTCGTCTACTGA
- a CDS encoding Xaa-Pro peptidase family protein — MVDIAARTDRLDAYLDERGLEAVWFARPNGFAWLTGGDNVVDADATTGVAAAGYDGDLRVITDNIEADRLADEELSDAFAVESFPWHVDSLARAVSERSPAPAAADFDVPGFERVDGSRLRQPLTDDDIERYRELGREVAAAVETVCRNLEPDDPEYEVAAGIDISLASRDVDTPVVLVGGAERAQAYRHYTPSDAALGDYALVSVTAERAGLYASMTRTVAFDPPEWFEERHRAVARVEATALRATEAAAAGGLSGGDSAAEAPDAAGDVFEAVRAAYDAVGFSGEWEKHHQGGAAGFAGREWIATPDGDEPVRRPMGYAWNPTVRGTKSEDTHLVAPDLTERLTKTGRWPTHEVEPVDVAGIDPDPIELSAPVIR, encoded by the coding sequence ATGGTCGACATTGCCGCCCGCACCGACAGGCTCGACGCGTACCTCGACGAGCGCGGGCTCGAAGCGGTCTGGTTCGCGCGACCCAACGGGTTCGCATGGCTCACCGGCGGCGACAACGTCGTCGACGCCGACGCGACGACGGGCGTCGCCGCCGCCGGTTACGACGGCGACCTCCGCGTGATCACCGATAACATCGAGGCGGACCGACTCGCGGACGAGGAACTCTCGGACGCGTTCGCGGTCGAGTCGTTCCCGTGGCACGTCGACTCGCTCGCTCGGGCCGTCTCCGAGCGGTCACCGGCTCCCGCCGCCGCGGACTTCGACGTCCCCGGCTTCGAGCGCGTCGACGGGAGCCGGCTCAGACAGCCGCTGACCGACGACGACATCGAGCGCTACCGGGAGTTGGGTCGGGAGGTCGCGGCCGCCGTCGAGACCGTCTGCCGGAACCTCGAACCCGATGACCCCGAGTACGAGGTCGCGGCCGGGATCGACATCTCGCTGGCCTCGCGCGACGTCGACACCCCAGTCGTGCTCGTCGGCGGCGCGGAGCGCGCGCAGGCGTACCGCCACTACACGCCGAGCGACGCCGCGCTCGGGGACTACGCGCTCGTGTCCGTCACCGCGGAGCGCGCGGGACTGTACGCCTCGATGACGCGGACCGTCGCCTTCGACCCGCCCGAGTGGTTCGAGGAGCGGCACCGCGCCGTCGCGCGCGTCGAGGCGACCGCGCTCCGCGCCACCGAGGCCGCGGCGGCCGGCGGACTCTCCGGAGGTGATTCCGCCGCCGAGGCTCCCGACGCCGCCGGCGACGTCTTCGAGGCCGTCCGGGCGGCGTACGACGCGGTCGGGTTCTCGGGCGAGTGGGAGAAGCACCACCAGGGCGGCGCGGCCGGATTTGCGGGGCGAGAGTGGATCGCGACCCCCGACGGCGACGAGCCGGTCCGGCGACCGATGGGCTACGCCTGGAATCCGACGGTCCGAGGGACGAAAAGCGAGGACACGCATCTCGTCGCGCCAGACCTGACCGAGCGACTTACGAAGACGGGTCGGTGGCCGACCCACGAGGTCGAGCCGGTCGACGTCGCGGGGATCGACCCGGACCCGATCGAGCTGTCGGCACCCGTGATCCGGTAG
- a CDS encoding sodium-dependent transporter: MARETWATRAGFILAAVGSAVGLGNIWRFPFITGQYGGSSFLITYLAFVALIGFPAILVEFVIGRRTDRNPVGALRELGSGTWSHAGWLFVVTGFIILSYYSVVAGWFLRYTLIGITEGFTLTGSAEAEALFGTVSTGLDTLLFHAVFMLLVVGIIAAGVRRGIELSVKVMVPAILVLLVALAAYGFTLDGAAAAYSYYLSPDFGTIAANWTEILPAAAGQAFFTLSLGMGVMITYASYLGEDRNLAADAGIIATLDTLVAVLVGFVVFPVLFSVGIEPGTGGPGAVFVSLTSAFAGIPGGQILGVVFFGMVGIAALSSAISILEVLVSYLIDEVGVARVPASAALGAAVFLLGVPVTVDLVFLDLYDKLADGVLLVLGSLLLALFVGWVIPDVGREELRNGIGDARSIDGVWIWAVRLPVLIVVLVSLYLGVVDYVEFLTGDFADWLAAR; encoded by the coding sequence ATGGCACGCGAGACATGGGCGACGCGGGCGGGGTTCATCCTTGCCGCGGTCGGCAGTGCGGTCGGACTGGGGAACATCTGGCGGTTCCCTTTCATTACCGGCCAGTACGGCGGATCGTCGTTTCTGATCACCTACTTGGCGTTCGTCGCGCTGATCGGGTTCCCGGCGATCCTCGTCGAGTTCGTGATCGGGCGCCGGACCGACCGGAACCCCGTCGGCGCGCTGCGGGAACTCGGGAGCGGCACGTGGTCGCACGCCGGCTGGCTGTTCGTCGTCACCGGCTTCATCATCCTGTCGTACTACAGCGTCGTCGCGGGCTGGTTCCTTCGGTACACGCTCATCGGGATCACCGAGGGGTTCACCCTCACTGGCTCCGCCGAGGCGGAGGCGCTGTTCGGCACGGTCTCGACCGGCCTCGACACCCTCCTCTTCCACGCCGTCTTCATGCTGCTCGTCGTCGGTATCATCGCCGCCGGCGTCAGGCGCGGGATCGAACTGAGCGTGAAGGTGATGGTCCCTGCCATCCTGGTGCTACTCGTCGCACTGGCCGCGTACGGGTTCACGCTCGACGGCGCGGCCGCGGCGTACAGCTACTACCTCTCGCCCGACTTCGGAACGATCGCGGCAAACTGGACGGAGATCCTGCCGGCGGCCGCCGGGCAGGCGTTCTTCACGCTCTCGCTCGGGATGGGCGTGATGATCACCTACGCCTCCTACCTCGGTGAGGACCGGAACCTCGCGGCCGACGCCGGGATCATCGCGACGCTCGACACGCTGGTCGCCGTCCTCGTCGGCTTCGTCGTCTTCCCCGTCCTCTTTTCGGTCGGGATCGAGCCGGGGACGGGCGGTCCCGGGGCCGTCTTCGTGAGTCTCACGTCGGCGTTCGCCGGCATCCCGGGCGGTCAGATCCTCGGCGTCGTCTTCTTCGGAATGGTCGGCATCGCCGCGCTCTCCTCCGCGATCAGCATCCTCGAAGTACTGGTCTCGTACCTGATCGACGAGGTCGGCGTCGCGCGGGTGCCGGCGTCGGCCGCGCTCGGCGCGGCGGTCTTCCTGCTTGGCGTTCCGGTCACCGTCGACTTGGTGTTCCTCGACCTGTATGACAAGCTGGCAGACGGCGTCCTGCTCGTGCTCGGCTCGCTGCTGCTCGCGCTGTTCGTCGGCTGGGTGATTCCGGACGTCGGTCGCGAGGAGCTCCGGAACGGGATCGGCGACGCGCGTAGCATCGACGGCGTCTGGATCTGGGCGGTCCGACTCCCGGTCCTGATCGTCGTCCTCGTCTCGCTGTACCTCGGGGTCGTCGACTACGTGGAGTTCCTCACCGGCGACTTCGCGGACTGGCTGGCCGCACGGTAG
- a CDS encoding AIM24 family protein: MNLDQFTAENAPTESAEPFQRENSYTLDVEVAGAVMAKAGSMVAYTGDVSFTGKASAEGGITGFLKEAATGEGTPIMAVEGDGHVYFADDGKKVQVVELDAGESITVNGEDVLAFEESLSYEISTIDSLAGALAGGFSNVYLEGPGYVALTTHGDPIVLEPPVATDPGATVAWGGTSPDVEVNRSLSDMVGQESGERYQMRFDGDGGFVVVQPREEHA, from the coding sequence ATGAATCTCGACCAGTTTACCGCCGAGAACGCACCGACCGAGAGCGCGGAACCCTTCCAGCGCGAGAACAGCTACACGCTCGACGTCGAGGTCGCCGGGGCCGTCATGGCGAAGGCCGGCTCGATGGTGGCGTACACGGGCGACGTCTCGTTCACCGGGAAAGCCTCCGCGGAAGGGGGAATCACCGGCTTCCTCAAGGAGGCAGCCACGGGCGAGGGGACGCCGATCATGGCCGTCGAGGGCGACGGACACGTCTACTTCGCGGACGACGGCAAGAAGGTACAGGTGGTCGAACTCGACGCCGGCGAGTCGATCACGGTCAACGGCGAGGACGTGCTCGCGTTCGAGGAGTCGCTCTCCTACGAGATCAGCACCATCGACAGCCTCGCCGGCGCGCTCGCCGGCGGCTTCAGCAACGTCTACCTCGAAGGTCCGGGCTACGTCGCGCTCACCACCCACGGCGACCCGATCGTCTTGGAACCCCCGGTCGCGACCGATCCCGGCGCGACCGTCGCGTGGGGCGGCACCTCACCGGACGTCGAGGTCAACCGGAGCCTCTCGGACATGGTCGGCCAGGAGTCCGGCGAGCGGTACCAGATGCGCTTCGACGGCGACGGCGGGTTCGTCGTGGTCCAGCCGCGCGAGGAACACGCCTGA
- a CDS encoding NAD(P)/FAD-dependent oxidoreductase, whose product MERVDVAIVGGGPAGSSAAHAAATGGSDAMVLEKGVPRADRELLGPDSTDAAGILDYWVDIMGTHPDEFDDGVVQRELNRAEFRGPEASATLTSTGIDSSYDKFGYTFQRARFDDWLRDRAEDAGAAYRAGVSVRGVDTDLSVTPGGDDPRHTLELADGDTIEADFVVLADGPQRTVTNQILDEYLPADAQASERLASRTANHIAYQEYRRVPDDVFEDVNDALVFWWGVMPGETAYPWIFPNANGVCRVGLTMPIGLDIDEFDRDAYALLDANDESIPQGGEYVRRLLEWQYGDEYDVEEEFPVVEDAGKRNGTETYPISSTRPIDSPVEAGIAVAGGAMGTTSAFHEGGDHVAVRTGAIAGELAAEGDMAAYNRRWKEAIGDELVRNVTMADMVADYGPDDWDRIIDAADAMLAADASGGLLSQPFRSGWESAKLLLGYKWNKRRVKKDYVGIDESEYVY is encoded by the coding sequence ATGGAACGCGTAGACGTCGCGATCGTGGGCGGCGGACCGGCCGGGTCGTCCGCGGCGCACGCTGCCGCGACCGGCGGGTCGGACGCCATGGTCCTCGAAAAGGGCGTCCCCCGAGCCGACCGAGAGCTGCTCGGTCCCGACTCGACCGACGCCGCCGGGATCTTGGACTACTGGGTGGACATCATGGGGACCCACCCCGACGAGTTCGACGACGGGGTCGTCCAGCGCGAGCTGAACCGCGCGGAGTTCCGCGGTCCCGAGGCGTCCGCGACGCTCACCTCCACCGGCATCGACTCCTCGTACGACAAGTTCGGCTACACCTTCCAGCGCGCGCGCTTCGACGACTGGCTCCGCGACCGCGCCGAGGACGCCGGTGCGGCGTACCGCGCTGGCGTGTCGGTCCGCGGCGTCGACACTGACCTCTCGGTGACGCCCGGCGGCGACGACCCCCGCCACACGCTCGAACTCGCGGACGGAGATACTATCGAGGCCGACTTCGTCGTGCTCGCCGACGGGCCGCAGCGAACCGTCACGAATCAGATCCTCGACGAGTACCTGCCCGCGGACGCGCAGGCCTCCGAGCGCCTGGCCTCCCGGACCGCGAACCACATCGCGTACCAGGAGTACCGTCGCGTCCCCGACGACGTCTTCGAGGACGTGAACGACGCCCTCGTCTTCTGGTGGGGCGTGATGCCGGGCGAGACCGCGTACCCGTGGATCTTCCCGAACGCGAACGGGGTCTGCCGGGTCGGACTGACGATGCCGATCGGGCTCGACATCGACGAGTTCGACCGCGACGCGTACGCGCTGCTCGACGCGAACGACGAGTCGATCCCGCAGGGCGGCGAGTACGTCCGCCGGCTCTTGGAGTGGCAGTACGGAGACGAGTACGACGTCGAGGAGGAGTTCCCCGTCGTCGAGGACGCCGGCAAGCGGAACGGGACGGAGACCTACCCGATCTCCTCTACCCGACCGATCGACTCCCCGGTGGAAGCCGGCATCGCGGTTGCGGGCGGCGCGATGGGGACGACCTCCGCGTTCCACGAGGGGGGCGACCACGTGGCGGTCCGCACCGGCGCGATCGCCGGCGAACTCGCCGCCGAGGGCGACATGGCCGCGTACAACCGCCGCTGGAAGGAGGCGATCGGCGACGAGCTCGTTCGGAACGTGACGATGGCCGACATGGTCGCCGACTACGGGCCGGACGACTGGGACCGGATCATCGATGCGGCCGACGCGATGCTCGCCGCCGACGCGAGCGGCGGCCTGCTCTCCCAGCCGTTCCGGTCGGGCTGGGAGTCGGCCAAGCTCCTGCTCGGCTACAAGTGGAACAAGCGCCGCGTCAAGAAGGACTACGTCGGCATCGACGAGAGCGAGTACGTGTACTGA
- a CDS encoding TlpA disulfide reductase family protein produces MRRRHLLAGLASVGVLGGAGAVATGGIPNALGGGEASDSVEPVTLDTVDAPGSRDGEVTLPAPDRPTFVDFFATWCSPCKEQMPALAEAHDRIGDEVLFVSVTTEDVGDAVPEQDVVEMWENYGGDWLVAADVSAELAALLDVGSYPSARAIDAAGRVQWATSGTHTTEEFVAGVERVLDR; encoded by the coding sequence GTGAGGCGACGACACCTGCTGGCCGGACTCGCGAGCGTCGGGGTTCTCGGCGGGGCAGGCGCCGTCGCCACCGGCGGGATACCGAACGCGCTCGGCGGCGGCGAGGCGTCGGACTCGGTGGAACCGGTGACGCTCGACACGGTTGACGCCCCCGGAAGCCGCGACGGCGAGGTGACGCTCCCCGCCCCCGACCGGCCGACGTTCGTCGACTTCTTCGCGACGTGGTGTAGCCCGTGTAAAGAACAGATGCCGGCGCTCGCGGAGGCACACGACCGGATCGGTGACGAGGTGCTGTTCGTCTCGGTAACAACCGAAGACGTCGGGGACGCTGTCCCCGAACAGGACGTCGTCGAAATGTGGGAGAACTACGGCGGCGACTGGCTCGTTGCCGCCGACGTCTCGGCCGAACTCGCCGCGCTGCTCGACGTCGGGAGCTACCCAAGCGCGCGCGCCATCGACGCCGCCGGCCGGGTCCAGTGGGCCACCTCGGGGACGCACACCACGGAGGAGTTCGTCGCAGGCGTCGAGCGGGTGCTCGACCGATGA